From Nostoc sp. UHCC 0302, one genomic window encodes:
- a CDS encoding GUN4 domain-containing protein, which produces MPKLSTRIVLINILIGFAGLLIAYLGNQLPQITEYYVVFFLLIDIVVVLTCFTSQSSQLQEENYFSVFIISTILGLLCVLGGSILYLFKSSKYLPISFSQVNSQIYFLIIIVGNVLSIGSFLWERITGRKSLSVEENTYNLYYKKLGDSLKEGLWKKANEQTVALMLKVSGREEQGWLDKESIRKFPCNELYAIDQLWAKYSVGRFGFSTQLSIWEMADKECLKLSEAIGWRKIGKWINYSELNFDLKAEEGHLPAFLLYGDVWQNNVELLKNQKKENDSYLKRLEEELNYLEIEKKNKDNHHKEILQEIENHFKLSEVRKEQEILNIELEKLMPIYYKTENQFYNINDYLKDIKSRMEEHPFKFLDLKIEELKSFIIENHSLINEKKESGLILKINFDYNHYMTVPIKEAFEYLERELKQLEYYKEEKNLLLKRLEEREAEYEEKSLVLKDLNRQLEYIESKMQENYRYLSQTRDISSHLSISDEELLNRKRSLEDQMLRDEQEILSEKTKLKDEKSRIEDEYKSKKFILDEASREIIRIFFDRFKTCKINVEHSYISTFN; this is translated from the coding sequence ATGCCTAAACTTTCTACAAGAATTGTTTTAATAAATATTTTGATAGGCTTTGCTGGTCTATTGATTGCTTATCTAGGTAATCAATTACCACAGATAACAGAGTATTATGTGGTTTTTTTCTTACTAATTGATATTGTAGTTGTTCTTACTTGCTTTACATCTCAATCTAGTCAATTGCAAGAAGAAAACTATTTTAGTGTTTTTATTATTTCTACTATATTAGGGTTACTTTGTGTTTTAGGAGGGAGTATTCTTTATCTTTTTAAAAGCAGCAAATACCTACCAATTTCATTTAGTCAAGTAAATTCTCAGATATACTTTTTGATTATAATCGTGGGAAATGTTCTTTCAATTGGGTCATTCCTTTGGGAACGAATAACAGGAAGAAAATCTTTATCTGTAGAAGAAAATACTTACAATCTATACTACAAAAAATTGGGTGATTCACTAAAAGAAGGGTTGTGGAAAAAAGCTAATGAACAAACTGTTGCTCTAATGTTAAAAGTATCTGGTAGAGAAGAACAGGGCTGGTTAGATAAAGAATCTATAAGAAAATTTCCCTGCAATGAATTATACGCTATTGATCAGCTTTGGGCTAAATATAGCGTAGGACGTTTTGGATTTAGCACACAATTAAGTATCTGGGAAATGGCTGATAAAGAATGCTTAAAATTAAGCGAGGCGATTGGATGGAGAAAGATAGGTAAGTGGATTAATTATTCCGAGCTAAATTTTGACTTGAAAGCAGAAGAAGGACACCTACCTGCGTTTCTATTGTATGGAGATGTATGGCAGAATAACGTAGAGTTATTAAAAAATCAAAAAAAAGAAAATGATTCTTACTTAAAGAGGCTTGAGGAGGAATTGAACTATCTAGAAATCGAAAAGAAAAATAAGGATAATCATCACAAAGAGATTTTACAGGAGATAGAAAATCATTTTAAATTATCAGAAGTTAGAAAAGAACAAGAAATTTTGAATATTGAGTTAGAAAAACTAATGCCTATATATTATAAAACTGAGAACCAGTTTTATAATATAAATGATTATTTAAAAGATATAAAATCTAGAATGGAAGAACACCCTTTCAAGTTTTTGGATTTAAAGATAGAAGAACTAAAATCATTTATTATAGAAAATCATTCTTTAATCAACGAGAAGAAAGAAAGTGGTTTAATTCTTAAAATAAATTTTGATTATAATCATTATATGACAGTTCCAATTAAAGAAGCTTTTGAATATTTAGAAAGAGAGTTGAAACAATTAGAATACTATAAAGAAGAAAAAAATTTATTGTTAAAGAGGTTGGAAGAAAGGGAAGCCGAATATGAAGAAAAGTCTTTGGTGCTTAAAGATTTGAATAGACAGTTGGAATATATAGAATCAAAAATGCAAGAAAATTATCGCTATTTGAGTCAAACAAGGGATATTTCAAGTCATTTATCAATTAGTGATGAAGAATTATTGAATCGAAAAAGAAGTTTGGAAGATCAAATGCTAAGAGATGAGCAAGAAATTTTGAGTGAAAAAACAAAACTAAAAGATGAAAAATCAAGGATTGAAGATGAATATAAATCCAAAAAGTTTATACTTGACGAAGCTTCAAGAGAAATTATACGAATTTTTTTTGATCGCTTCAAAACTTGTAAAATTAATGTTGAACACTCCTACATTTCAACTTTTAATTAA
- the dnaB gene encoding replicative DNA helicase, translated as MYSSDNVIPFATTASELPPQSIESEEAILGGILLDPQAIERVRDILKPHHFYISAHGRIYNAAQRLNAQELPTDLLMITNYLADNGLLEIIGGRNKLASLVDRTVSAVNIDALAAVVVEKWKRRELGRLGSLAVELQHKSNEEMPLEQAFEQLQGFIYDLQRSSDTVGASHIRDVIFDLFEDIEDRSQGKVLPGILTGFYDLDAMTCGFNRNDLVIVAGRPAMGKSAFGAQIAFYLASAYQFPVVVFSLEMSKLQIAMRALSSEAGIESGYLKTGRISNTQWESLSRGIGTLSELPIYLDDRPDPPLTYIETECRKIMAQERRDLGLIVVDYLQLMDGNGGGNRNNEIEKLTRGLKRLAMKLQTPVVCLSQLSRAVETRNNKRPILSDLRDCGGIEQDADKVIMLYRDEYYEQNTDDKGIAEIILAKNRDGATGTTKLLFDAPFTKFKNMVRSPTAERSSSTTLGRTPSQSAQPDWD; from the coding sequence ATGTACTCCAGTGACAACGTAATTCCTTTTGCCACGACAGCTTCGGAGCTACCACCACAAAGCATTGAATCTGAAGAGGCGATACTGGGCGGCATCTTGCTTGACCCTCAAGCCATAGAACGTGTCCGCGACATTTTGAAACCTCATCACTTCTATATCAGCGCTCATGGTCGAATCTACAACGCAGCGCAGAGACTGAATGCCCAAGAATTGCCCACAGATTTGTTGATGATCACGAATTATTTAGCTGATAATGGTTTGTTAGAAATTATCGGCGGGCGAAACAAGTTAGCATCGCTGGTTGACAGGACTGTATCAGCAGTTAACATTGATGCGCTCGCAGCTGTGGTTGTAGAAAAATGGAAGCGCCGGGAATTGGGTAGACTTGGAAGCCTTGCAGTTGAGTTGCAGCACAAATCCAATGAAGAAATGCCCTTAGAGCAAGCCTTTGAACAATTACAGGGCTTTATTTATGACTTGCAGCGTTCGTCTGATACTGTGGGGGCTAGTCACATAAGAGATGTAATTTTTGATCTGTTTGAGGATATTGAAGACCGTAGCCAAGGTAAGGTGTTACCTGGGATTCTCACTGGCTTCTATGACCTTGATGCAATGACTTGCGGATTCAACCGCAATGATTTAGTCATCGTTGCTGGTCGTCCGGCGATGGGCAAGTCCGCGTTCGGCGCTCAGATAGCTTTTTATCTAGCGTCCGCATATCAATTTCCGGTTGTCGTGTTCAGTTTAGAGATGTCAAAACTACAGATTGCCATGCGAGCGCTTTCAAGCGAGGCAGGCATAGAAAGCGGCTACTTGAAAACAGGGCGCATCTCTAACACACAATGGGAATCACTATCACGGGGCATTGGTACACTATCAGAGTTACCTATTTACCTCGATGACCGCCCAGACCCACCATTGACCTACATTGAGACTGAGTGTCGTAAAATCATGGCACAAGAGCGCCGTGATTTGGGGTTAATCGTCGTCGATTATCTGCAACTGATGGATGGCAACGGTGGGGGTAACAGAAACAATGAAATAGAAAAGCTCACACGTGGGTTGAAGCGTTTAGCAATGAAGTTACAAACCCCAGTTGTGTGTCTCTCGCAATTATCAAGAGCGGTAGAAACCCGTAATAATAAACGCCCCATTCTCTCTGATTTGCGTGACTGCGGCGGAATTGAGCAGGACGCGGACAAAGTAATTATGTTGTATCGTGACGAATATTACGAACAAAATACGGATGATAAGGGAATTGCAGAGATTATCCTTGCTAAAAACCGTGATGGGGCCACAGGCACAACCAAGCTACTGTTTGATGCACCTTTTACAAAATTTAAGAATATGGTGCGATCGCCTACGGCGGAGCGTAGCTCATCGACTACGCTGGGCAGAACGCCATCGCAGTCAGCACAACCTGACTGGGATTAA
- the mobC gene encoding plasmid mobilization relaxosome protein MobC → MPKRSSSSLLRTKMLQARFSPIEYEMIRSKALDTGMSLGELTRRCMLLRPIPAPPPRLGRVTLATYLELARIGNNINQLAKATNTAIKMQLPPPAEPELLQEILELLRHCQQEIANTFIEESDKETDDWQPD, encoded by the coding sequence ATGCCCAAGCGTTCTTCCTCTTCCCTACTCCGCACCAAAATGCTGCAAGCGCGATTCAGTCCTATTGAATATGAAATGATTCGCTCTAAAGCTCTTGACACGGGTATGAGTTTGGGAGAGTTGACAAGACGCTGTATGTTATTGCGACCAATTCCAGCACCACCGCCGCGACTGGGCAGGGTTACTCTTGCTACTTATCTAGAACTTGCCCGCATCGGTAATAACATCAATCAACTGGCTAAAGCCACCAATACCGCTATCAAAATGCAACTGCCACCGCCAGCAGAGCCAGAACTGTTACAAGAAATACTAGAGCTACTGCGACACTGCCAACAAGAAATAGCCAATACCTTTATCGAAGAATCGGACAAGGAAACTGATGATTGGCAACCAGACTAA
- a CDS encoding DUF6753 family protein: MAVSNSNGNGAVSHLDRLLSEKPPEFQAKVLRFALDSGMKQDDPAFRLVQYIGYLAQLTETAPNDWKLLFENLLLELNQWTQLTAEQLKTQADHTENIKNLATSCNQLGTALSALNLTSQQQLKQLTSLTKLSENWSNISPQQPEKLSQPLQEQLDQIQMSISLLNRKDGELAAKRWVRAFMIWLVSPVTFFILFWFYSHMTPIPTPVETTESLQKILKQTDWANTKLQRVEKRLGTDPNQRRR; the protein is encoded by the coding sequence ATGGCTGTGAGTAATAGTAACGGGAATGGTGCAGTATCACATTTAGATAGATTGCTGTCAGAAAAGCCGCCGGAATTTCAAGCCAAGGTCTTACGGTTTGCGTTGGATTCTGGGATGAAACAAGATGACCCAGCATTTAGGTTAGTGCAGTATATCGGGTACTTGGCGCAGTTGACAGAAACTGCACCGAATGATTGGAAATTGTTATTTGAAAATTTACTCTTAGAGCTAAACCAATGGACTCAACTGACAGCGGAGCAATTGAAGACTCAAGCCGACCACACGGAGAATATCAAAAACCTAGCGACCAGTTGCAATCAGCTAGGGACAGCCTTGAGCGCATTAAATCTAACGTCGCAGCAACAACTCAAGCAATTAACGAGCTTAACCAAACTCTCCGAGAATTGGAGCAATATCTCCCCACAGCAACCAGAGAAATTGAGCCAACCGTTGCAAGAACAATTAGACCAGATTCAAATGAGCATCTCTCTACTGAACCGAAAAGACGGGGAATTGGCCGCTAAAAGGTGGGTTAGAGCTTTTATGATCTGGCTTGTCTCTCCAGTCACATTTTTTATTCTGTTTTGGTTTTATTCACACATGACCCCAATACCTACTCCCGTTGAAACTACCGAGTCTCTACAGAAGATTTTGAAACAGACTGATTGGGCTAATACCAAGCTTCAACGGGTTGAGAAACGTTTGGGAACAGATCCTAATCAGAGACGGCGGTAA
- a CDS encoding relaxase/mobilization nuclease domain-containing protein, giving the protein MIGNQTKGRGFRGLLDYLENQKDAKLIGGNMGNNNARALAREFKISRQLNPEADRVVYHASLSLPQGEQLDEPTWNEIANRYLEEMGFDSNQYVVYRHSNTEHDHIHICASRIRLDNGKIVHDSWDYKRSENIIRQIERDYSLQQTQSSHDKLSRNPSIGQQKRLEREQEEFTNGERLTPQERPIKQQLQELIDRATVDKPTMPQLVERLQLQGVEVRHGLTRNGKSKGISYSWNGQKFSGTTLGAAYTFPGLQKHKGIDYQPQRDDGHIEHLLKNLAQRPVINRQLETSQEDSVLTGSPVQERERVESQSLSLITAIARYLELEEIEQSVTKSSLSETLPQLTEQLSQLRQQLEARRTAFDDLDAAIADVEQQLLSQRTTDTISDFIEQSVVESSLIETLPQLAEQLSQYRQQLQERRTAFDDLKSAIADVEQQLLSQRTTDTISDFIEQSVVEPSLIETLPQLTEQFSQYRQQLQERRTAFDDLDAAIADVEQQLLLQRTVDTVADFIEQSVVESALVETLPQLTEQLSQYRQQLQARIIAFNDLDAAIADVEQLRSQRAVDTIADFIEQSVVEPTLLETLPQLTEQLSQYRQQLQARRTAFNNLDAAIADVEQRLLSQKAVDTIAKFIEQSVVESSLIERLPQLTEQLSQYRQQLSAGITAFGDLESAITTELQSHTEKKAISSISDYIEQSVIESALTQTVLELTQQLSQYKEQLITIKATFNDLDTVLANDLQSIRDNRVISSISDYVEQSVIESALTQTVLELTQQLSQYKEQLITIKATFNDLDTALANDLQSIRENRVISSISNYVEQSTIESALTETILEVTQQLSQYKEQLITARSTFNDLDAVLANDLQSIRENRVISSISNYVEQSTIESALTETILEVTQQLSQYKEQLITAKATFNDLDAALANDLQSIRENRVISSISDYIEQSTIESALTETVLELTQQLSQSQQQLEAGRTIFDDLEAAIVCLEQLHRSQKPVDAIALNQTPTITTDKPNLKDNLLAELYNYYSADLQNLLVTDRDKEIAIRALLDNKPAQEVEEIITASPAGWTHDEARKLVLIASNQLATQESEIEQQLDQKQSLQSELLASAVPIAVELINWQLRKSGSNSLRFKRATLERQGKELVFTHDERGEIFRVKVNRNQSGELEYSLINVGKIESEDIQLWQKAERILQQIREEAERQERRQSKGMSL; this is encoded by the coding sequence ATGATTGGCAACCAGACTAAAGGGCGAGGGTTTCGCGGATTGCTGGACTATCTTGAAAATCAAAAAGATGCCAAACTTATTGGTGGTAACATGGGCAATAACAATGCCCGCGCACTGGCCAGAGAATTCAAAATCTCCCGACAATTAAACCCAGAAGCTGACCGAGTAGTGTACCACGCATCATTATCACTACCACAGGGTGAACAACTCGATGAACCAACCTGGAACGAAATCGCTAACCGCTATCTCGAAGAGATGGGCTTTGACAGTAATCAGTACGTTGTCTACAGACACAGCAATACCGAACACGACCACATACATATCTGCGCCAGCCGCATCCGTTTAGACAACGGCAAGATTGTACATGATAGCTGGGATTACAAACGCAGCGAAAACATTATCCGTCAAATAGAACGAGACTACAGTTTACAACAAACCCAAAGTAGTCACGATAAATTATCGCGTAATCCCAGTATTGGACAACAAAAACGCCTAGAAAGAGAACAAGAAGAATTTACTAATGGCGAGCGCTTAACGCCACAAGAGCGCCCCATTAAGCAACAACTTCAGGAACTAATCGACCGCGCCACAGTAGATAAACCAACTATGCCCCAACTGGTTGAGCGATTGCAATTACAAGGTGTAGAAGTTCGTCATGGCTTAACACGTAACGGCAAAAGCAAAGGCATCTCGTACTCATGGAATGGTCAAAAATTTAGTGGTACAACATTAGGTGCAGCTTATACTTTTCCTGGATTGCAGAAACATAAAGGGATTGACTATCAGCCCCAAAGGGATGACGGGCATATTGAGCATCTGTTGAAGAATCTTGCTCAACGGCCAGTTATCAATCGGCAACTAGAAACCTCACAAGAAGATTCGGTGCTAACAGGTAGCCCAGTCCAAGAACGTGAGCGAGTCGAAAGTCAGTCGCTCTCTCTTATTACAGCAATTGCCCGATACCTTGAACTTGAAGAAATTGAGCAGTCAGTAACCAAGTCTTCCCTAAGTGAAACGTTACCACAATTAACAGAACAACTGTCTCAACTCAGGCAGCAGCTAGAAGCAAGAAGAACCGCATTCGATGACCTAGACGCGGCGATTGCCGATGTGGAGCAACAACTCTTATCACAAAGAACAACGGATACAATCTCTGACTTTATTGAACAGTCAGTAGTTGAGTCTTCCTTGATTGAAACCTTACCACAATTAGCAGAACAACTCTCTCAATATCGGCAGCAGCTACAAGAAAGAAGAACCGCATTCGATGACCTCAAATCAGCGATTGCTGATGTGGAGCAACAACTCTTATCACAAAGAACAACGGATACAATCTCTGACTTTATTGAACAGTCAGTAGTTGAGCCTTCCTTGATTGAAACGTTGCCACAATTAACAGAACAATTCTCTCAATATCGGCAGCAGCTACAAGAAAGAAGAACCGCATTCGACGACCTAGACGCGGCGATTGCTGATGTGGAGCAACAGCTCTTATTACAAAGAACAGTGGATACAGTTGCTGACTTTATTGAACAGTCAGTAGTCGAGTCAGCCTTGGTTGAAACGTTACCACAATTAACAGAACAACTGTCTCAATATCGGCAGCAGCTACAAGCAAGAATAATCGCATTCAACGACCTAGACGCAGCGATTGCCGATGTAGAGCAACTTAGATCACAAAGAGCAGTGGATACGATTGCTGACTTTATTGAACAGTCAGTAGTTGAGCCAACCTTGCTTGAAACGTTGCCACAATTAACAGAACAACTCTCTCAATATCGGCAGCAGCTACAAGCAAGAAGAACCGCATTCAACAACCTAGACGCGGCGATTGCTGATGTGGAGCAACGGCTCTTATCACAAAAAGCAGTGGATACGATTGCTAAGTTTATTGAACAGTCAGTAGTTGAGTCAAGCTTAATCGAAAGGTTACCGCAATTAACAGAACAACTTTCTCAATATCGGCAGCAGCTATCAGCAGGTATAACCGCATTCGGCGACCTCGAATCGGCGATTACTACTGAGTTACAATCCCATACAGAGAAAAAAGCCATTTCATCAATTTCTGATTATATTGAGCAATCTGTTATTGAATCAGCATTAACCCAAACAGTATTAGAATTAACGCAACAACTTTCTCAATACAAAGAACAACTTATTACAATTAAAGCTACATTCAATGACCTGGACACAGTACTTGCTAATGATTTGCAATCCATTAGAGATAATCGGGTTATTTCATCAATCTCTGACTATGTTGAGCAATCTGTTATTGAATCAGCATTAACCCAAACAGTATTAGAATTAACGCAACAACTTTCTCAATACAAAGAACAACTTATTACAATTAAAGCTACATTCAATGACCTGGACACAGCCCTTGCTAATGATTTGCAATCCATTAGAGAGAATCGGGTTATTTCATCAATCTCTAACTATGTTGAACAATCTACCATTGAATCGGCTTTAACTGAAACTATATTAGAGGTAACACAACAACTTTCTCAATACAAAGAACAACTTATTACAGCTAGAAGTACATTCAATGACCTAGATGCTGTACTTGCTAATGACTTGCAATCCATCAGAGAGAATCGGGTTATTTCATCAATCTCTAACTATGTTGAACAATCTACCATTGAATCGGCTTTAACTGAAACTATATTAGAGGTAACACAACAACTTTCTCAATACAAAGAACAACTTATTACAGCTAAAGCTACATTCAATGACTTAGATGCAGCCCTTGCTAATGACTTGCAATCCATTAGAGAGAATCGGGTTATTTCATCAATTTCTGATTATATTGAGCAATCGACTATTGAATCTGCATTAACTGAAACGGTATTAGAATTAACACAACAACTTTCTCAATCTCAGCAGCAGTTAGAAGCCGGAAGAACAATATTCGACGACCTGGAAGCAGCGATTGTTTGTTTGGAGCAACTCCATAGATCGCAAAAACCAGTGGATGCAATTGCTCTTAATCAAACTCCAACTATAACCACAGATAAACCAAACCTAAAAGATAATCTTTTAGCCGAGTTATACAACTATTACAGCGCCGACTTGCAAAACTTATTAGTGACTGACCGAGACAAAGAAATTGCTATACGGGCGCTATTAGATAATAAACCAGCCCAAGAGGTTGAAGAAATTATCACAGCCAGTCCAGCCGGATGGACTCATGATGAAGCCAGAAAATTGGTACTAATCGCTAGCAATCAACTAGCAACTCAAGAGTCAGAAATAGAACAGCAACTCGACCAAAAACAGTCATTACAATCGGAATTATTAGCGTCCGCAGTGCCTATTGCAGTTGAATTAATCAACTGGCAGTTAAGAAAAAGTGGCTCAAATAGCCTTAGATTCAAACGTGCAACTCTGGAGAGACAGGGTAAGGAATTGGTATTTACCCATGATGAACGAGGTGAAATTTTTCGAGTGAAAGTTAACCGAAACCAGTCAGGTGAGCTTGAGTATTCACTGATTAATGTGGGGAAAATAGAGTCAGAAGATATTCAGCTTTGGCAAAAAGCAGAGCGCATCTTGCAACAAATAAGAGAAGAGGCAGAGCGACAAGAAAGAAGACAAAGTAAAGGGATGTCTCTCTAG